The Sphingobium sp. BYY-5 genome includes a window with the following:
- a CDS encoding GntR family transcriptional regulator codes for MTSFSDRIGLLQEELRVPLYLQLQQLVRQAIQSRLLVQDDVIPAERDLAEEFGVSRITVRKAIDGLAQEGLLVRRRGAGTFVAARVDKSFSKLSSFSEDMMARGRQPSSEWLSKSVGLVTPEESLSLGLSPGTRVYRFQRMRFADEVPMAVEYSTIVGHCLPDVDAVVDSLYSALDANGCRPTRALQRLRAIHFPSEQSKRLGVETGHAGLFIERRGFLANGEAVEFTQSYYRGDAYDVVAELNAS; via the coding sequence ATGACGTCTTTTTCCGATCGTATTGGTCTGCTTCAGGAAGAGTTGCGGGTGCCGCTTTATCTTCAGTTGCAGCAATTGGTGCGGCAGGCGATTCAGAGCCGGCTTCTGGTGCAGGATGATGTCATCCCCGCCGAGCGCGACCTGGCCGAGGAATTTGGCGTGTCGCGCATCACGGTGCGCAAAGCGATCGACGGACTGGCGCAGGAAGGGCTTCTGGTTCGACGGCGCGGTGCGGGGACTTTCGTCGCGGCACGCGTCGACAAAAGCTTTTCCAAACTGTCCTCCTTTTCCGAGGATATGATGGCACGGGGGCGTCAGCCTAGCAGCGAATGGCTTTCCAAGTCGGTCGGGCTGGTGACGCCGGAAGAATCGCTGTCCCTGGGACTTTCCCCCGGCACGCGTGTCTATCGCTTTCAGCGTATGCGTTTTGCTGACGAGGTGCCGATGGCGGTCGAATATTCGACCATCGTCGGCCATTGCCTGCCCGATGTCGATGCGGTGGTGGATTCGCTCTATTCCGCGCTCGACGCCAATGGTTGCCGGCCGACGCGGGCGTTGCAGCGACTGCGCGCCATACATTTTCCGTCCGAACAGTCGAAACGGCTCGGCGTCGAAACCGGCCATGCCGGACTGTTCATCGAACGACGCGGTTTTCTGGCCAATGGCGAGGCCGTGGAGTTCACCCAAAGCTATTATCGCGGCGATGCCTATGATGTCGTCGCGGAGCTAAACGCCAGCTAG
- a CDS encoding glycoside hydrolase family 2 protein, with amino-acid sequence MFRRVAALLLAVAPAALIAAPRTSTPLDYNWELRLAPDEGEAARAHPKAAKWLPASVPGTVQTDLMARAITPDPYVGLNEATIQWVGRSDWNYRGRIDATPALLAREHVDLVFDGLDTYAQVKLNGQAILSADNAHRRWRVDVKQLLKPGANDLTIHFQSPLKALQPKVLPLANPLPGEYDSVFGDEPEARQTSPYIRKPKYHYGWDWGPRILNIGPNGPIHIDAWDAARIESLRVVQEAVTKAEARIAANVELIAGRDGRAQVETVVKGPDGNTIVSTRDVTLTAGVNQVAVPVTLPDPQLWYPAGYGAQPLYSVTAKVRFEGEEADSATRSTGLRTVDLIREADAKGRGFQLKINGLPIFMKGANIIPFDMFSTRVKPETMASLLTDARDANMNMVRIWGGGYYLPDSFYDTADRLGLMVWQDFMFGGAVTPYDRDFRENVRIEAEEQVDRVQAHPSIVLWSGNNEVLSGWENWSDRIAYKRRIGADEQEKVGVGLAILFNQVLRDAAERRDPDVPYWPGSPSSNYEGKPDVDSDGDRHDWDVWGGKKPVSHYLETCPRFMSEYGLQSMPVMPTIDAFAKAGDLSITSPVMRAHQKFLKGEGQERLLLYIEQRYRTPRDFADFVYLSQAMQADGIALGALHHRACRPETTGSLYWQLNDVWPGASWSSIDYFGRWKALHYAARRFFAPVAISAGRHENGTTEVSLISDKTTPVAAHWRIRLIDVDGKNSIVKEGDATLAPLSATKVGDLTDDALFGSADKSRSFAVAELLVDGKPVSRALVSALPEKAMALPDPGFQTDWTTAPDGTPQLTVKAARLARGLWIGFGDVDASASDNYFDLLPGESVTVSITSKAGLAKIKAALDLRHMGAAQ; translated from the coding sequence ATGTTCCGCCGCGTCGCTGCCCTCTTGCTCGCCGTTGCCCCGGCCGCCCTGATCGCCGCTCCGCGCACCAGCACCCCGCTCGACTACAATTGGGAATTGCGCCTCGCCCCTGATGAGGGCGAGGCGGCCAGAGCGCATCCTAAGGCCGCCAAATGGCTACCTGCCTCCGTACCCGGTACGGTCCAGACCGATCTGATGGCGCGGGCCATCACGCCCGATCCCTATGTCGGCCTCAACGAAGCCACCATCCAATGGGTCGGCCGCAGCGACTGGAACTATCGCGGGCGGATCGACGCGACGCCCGCTTTGCTCGCCCGTGAGCATGTCGATCTCGTCTTCGACGGCCTCGACACCTATGCGCAGGTGAAGCTGAACGGCCAGGCCATCCTGTCGGCCGACAATGCCCATCGCCGCTGGCGCGTGGACGTCAAGCAACTGCTGAAGCCCGGCGCCAACGACTTGACCATCCATTTCCAAAGCCCACTGAAAGCCTTGCAGCCCAAGGTGCTGCCGCTCGCCAATCCGCTGCCCGGCGAATATGACAGCGTCTTCGGCGACGAGCCGGAAGCGCGTCAGACCTCCCCCTATATCCGCAAGCCCAAATATCATTACGGCTGGGACTGGGGGCCGCGCATTCTCAATATCGGGCCGAACGGCCCTATCCACATCGATGCGTGGGACGCCGCACGGATCGAGAGCCTGCGGGTCGTGCAGGAAGCGGTGACGAAAGCGGAAGCCCGCATCGCCGCGAACGTCGAGCTGATCGCCGGCCGTGACGGCCGCGCTCAGGTGGAGACGGTGGTGAAAGGCCCTGACGGCAACACCATCGTCTCCACGCGCGACGTGACCCTGACCGCGGGCGTCAATCAGGTCGCCGTCCCCGTAACCTTGCCTGATCCACAGCTCTGGTATCCGGCGGGCTATGGCGCGCAGCCGCTCTACAGCGTCACGGCCAAGGTCCGTTTCGAGGGCGAGGAAGCCGACAGCGCCACGCGTTCGACCGGCCTCCGTACCGTCGACCTCATCCGCGAGGCCGACGCGAAAGGACGCGGCTTCCAGCTAAAGATCAACGGCCTGCCGATCTTCATGAAGGGGGCGAACATCATCCCCTTCGACATGTTCTCGACCCGCGTGAAACCGGAGACAATGGCGAGCCTGCTCACCGACGCCCGCGACGCCAACATGAACATGGTCCGCATCTGGGGCGGTGGATATTATCTGCCCGACAGCTTCTACGATACCGCCGATCGGCTGGGCTTGATGGTCTGGCAGGACTTCATGTTCGGCGGCGCCGTCACGCCCTATGATCGCGATTTCCGCGAAAATGTGCGGATCGAGGCGGAGGAGCAGGTCGACCGGGTGCAGGCGCATCCTTCCATCGTCCTGTGGTCGGGCAATAACGAAGTCCTTTCCGGCTGGGAAAACTGGTCGGATCGAATTGCCTATAAGAGGCGCATCGGCGCGGATGAGCAGGAGAAGGTGGGCGTCGGCCTTGCCATCCTGTTCAACCAGGTGCTGCGCGACGCCGCAGAGCGCCGCGATCCCGACGTGCCTTATTGGCCCGGTTCGCCAAGCAGCAATTATGAAGGCAAGCCGGACGTGGACAGCGATGGCGACCGCCATGACTGGGACGTGTGGGGCGGCAAGAAGCCGGTCAGCCATTATCTGGAAACCTGTCCCCGCTTCATGTCGGAATATGGGCTGCAATCCATGCCCGTCATGCCGACGATCGACGCCTTCGCCAAAGCCGGGGATCTGAGCATCACTTCACCCGTGATGCGCGCCCATCAGAAATTCCTCAAGGGCGAAGGACAAGAGCGCCTGCTCCTCTATATCGAGCAGCGTTATCGCACCCCGCGCGATTTCGCGGATTTCGTGTATTTGAGCCAGGCCATGCAGGCGGACGGCATCGCTCTGGGCGCGCTGCATCATCGCGCCTGCCGCCCGGAAACCACCGGCTCCCTCTATTGGCAGTTAAATGATGTCTGGCCCGGTGCATCCTGGTCCAGCATCGACTATTTCGGCCGCTGGAAAGCGCTCCACTATGCCGCCCGCCGCTTTTTCGCCCCCGTCGCCATATCGGCAGGCCGCCATGAGAATGGCACGACCGAAGTATCGCTGATCTCCGACAAGACCACGCCCGTCGCCGCCCACTGGCGCATCCGCCTGATCGATGTCGATGGCAAGAACAGCATCGTGAAGGAAGGCGACGCCACCCTCGCCCCGCTTTCCGCCACGAAGGTCGGCGACCTGACCGACGATGCCCTGTTCGGCAGCGCCGACAAGAGCCGGTCCTTCGCCGTTGCGGAACTGTTGGTAGACGGCAAGCCTGTCTCCCGCGCGCTCGTTTCCGCCCTGCCGGAAAAGGCCATGGCGCTGCCCGATCCGGGCTTCCAGACCGACTGGACCACCGCGCCGGACGGCACGCCGCAACTCACCGTCAAGGCCGCCCGCCTCGCCCGTGGCCTGTGGATCGGCTTCGGCGATGTCGACGCCAGCGCGTCCGACAATTATTTCGACCTTCTCCCCGGTGAAAGCGTGACCGTCTCCATCACCTCCAAGGCAGGCCTCGCCAAGATCAAGGCCGCGCTCGACCTCCGCCATATGGGGGCCGCGCAATGA
- a CDS encoding SIS domain-containing protein — MSEVSVDQRSSAMRREAGESGQAVARFLERNADRLSELAHHLRANPPAFVVTCARGSSDHAATFGKYVIETLLGLPVASAAPSVTSVFAAEFQQTGALLIAISQSGRSPDLLSTVERYKQAGAYVVVLVNDETSPLAALADVLLPLYAGPETSVAATKSFIASIAGLAALAAHWSGDAALLAALSALPAQLEQAYALDWTPMVDALADARNLFIVGRGYGLSVTQEAALKLKETCGLHAEGFSSAEVRHGPMAIVHNGFPVLAFATSDKSGDDVRQAAAEFAERGANVLLADPAGKLPVLSAHAVLEPILMIQSFYGAAEKLAWTRGLNPDQPPFLRKVTETR; from the coding sequence ATGTCAGAGGTGAGTGTGGATCAGCGTTCCTCCGCGATGCGGCGGGAAGCCGGTGAAAGTGGACAGGCGGTTGCGCGTTTTCTTGAGCGCAATGCCGATCGCTTGAGTGAACTCGCTCATCATCTGCGCGCCAATCCTCCGGCTTTCGTTGTAACCTGCGCTCGTGGTTCGTCGGATCACGCGGCGACCTTCGGCAAATATGTGATAGAGACATTGCTCGGCCTGCCGGTCGCATCGGCGGCCCCTTCGGTGACGTCGGTGTTCGCGGCGGAGTTCCAACAGACCGGCGCATTGCTGATCGCCATTTCGCAGTCGGGCCGCAGCCCGGACCTGCTCTCCACTGTCGAGCGCTACAAGCAGGCGGGCGCTTATGTCGTCGTGCTGGTGAATGATGAAACCTCGCCGCTCGCCGCTCTGGCGGACGTGCTGTTGCCGCTTTACGCCGGACCGGAGACGTCGGTGGCGGCGACCAAGTCGTTCATCGCATCGATCGCCGGTCTGGCCGCGCTTGCGGCGCATTGGAGCGGTGATGCAGCATTGCTCGCCGCGCTCTCCGCCCTGCCCGCGCAGTTGGAGCAGGCCTATGCGCTCGACTGGACGCCCATGGTCGACGCGCTTGCCGATGCGCGCAATCTGTTCATCGTCGGGCGCGGCTATGGCCTGTCGGTGACGCAGGAAGCGGCGCTGAAACTCAAGGAAACCTGCGGACTTCATGCCGAAGGCTTTTCGAGCGCCGAAGTGCGTCATGGGCCGATGGCGATCGTGCATAACGGCTTTCCTGTGCTGGCCTTTGCGACCTCGGATAAATCAGGCGATGATGTGCGGCAGGCTGCTGCGGAATTTGCCGAGCGGGGCGCCAATGTGCTGCTGGCCGATCCGGCGGGCAAACTGCCGGTGCTTTCGGCCCATGCAGTGCTGGAACCGATCCTGATGATCCAGTCCTTCTATGGCGCGGCGGAAAAGCTGGCCTGGACTCGCGGACTGAACCCCGATCAACCGCCCTTCCTGCGCAAGGTCACTGAAACGCGATGA
- the nagA gene encoding N-acetylglucosamine-6-phosphate deacetylase, which yields MSVIGFRNGRILTRDAELDGGAFELDGALIGALKHADGEALDLDGGWIVPGFIDTQVNGGGGVLFNDQPDVDTIARIGAAHAPYGTTAFLPTLISCPLPVIAQALEAVDQAIEQGVPGVVGIHVEGPFLNASRKGIHDAENFRPLDEEALTLLTAPRRGRVLVTLAPEQNDVAAIRALVEAGVIVSIGHSNATYAQARAAIDAGATGVTHLFNAMSPLHHREPGVVGAALENQALYCGLIIDGAHMHPAAARIALAARPLDRFLLVTDAMPSVGNAIKEFMLNGERITVKNGVCVNEAGTLAGSDLDMALAVRNTHELGLSLRDAVAMAAANPAAFLGLGAERGMLAPGFRADFVWLDRELNVRGTWIGGKRVA from the coding sequence ATGAGTGTGATCGGCTTTCGTAACGGGCGGATTCTGACCCGTGACGCCGAACTGGATGGCGGTGCGTTCGAGTTGGACGGGGCGCTGATCGGCGCGCTTAAGCATGCGGATGGCGAAGCGTTGGACCTGGACGGTGGCTGGATCGTTCCCGGCTTCATCGATACCCAGGTCAATGGCGGCGGCGGCGTGCTGTTCAACGATCAGCCCGATGTGGACACCATTGCCCGCATCGGCGCCGCTCATGCGCCCTATGGCACGACCGCTTTCCTGCCGACGCTCATCAGTTGCCCTCTGCCGGTGATCGCGCAGGCGCTGGAAGCCGTGGATCAGGCGATCGAGCAGGGCGTGCCGGGTGTCGTCGGCATCCATGTGGAAGGGCCGTTCCTGAACGCCTCGCGCAAGGGCATTCACGATGCGGAGAATTTCCGTCCGCTGGATGAAGAAGCGCTGACACTGCTGACGGCGCCGCGCAGAGGCAGAGTGCTGGTGACGCTGGCGCCCGAGCAGAATGATGTCGCGGCGATTCGCGCGTTGGTCGAAGCGGGCGTGATCGTCAGCATCGGTCACAGCAATGCGACCTATGCGCAGGCGCGCGCCGCCATAGACGCGGGCGCGACGGGCGTGACCCATCTTTTCAACGCCATGTCGCCGCTGCATCATCGTGAGCCGGGCGTGGTTGGCGCGGCGCTGGAGAACCAGGCGCTCTATTGCGGCCTTATCATCGATGGCGCGCATATGCATCCGGCTGCGGCGCGGATCGCATTGGCGGCGCGGCCGTTGGACCGTTTCCTGCTCGTGACCGATGCGATGCCGAGCGTGGGCAATGCGATCAAGGAATTTATGCTGAATGGCGAGCGCATCACCGTCAAAAATGGTGTTTGCGTGAATGAAGCCGGGACGCTGGCCGGGTCCGATCTCGACATGGCACTGGCGGTGCGGAACACGCATGAGCTGGGCCTGTCGTTGAGGGACGCGGTAGCAATGGCGGCGGCCAATCCGGCGGCTTTCCTTGGCCTTGGCGCGGAGCGTGGCATGCTAGCGCCCGGTTTTCGTGCGGATTTCGTATGGCTGGACCGTGAATTGAATGTTCGCGGGACGTGGATCGGCGGCAAGCGGGTCGCCTGA
- a CDS encoding TonB-dependent receptor, with protein sequence MALRRTVFLATSALAALPAIAFAQADAQPAPQAPAADSEIVVTGIRASLRNAINLKKEANAVVDVISAEDIGKFPDRNVAESLSHIPGVSIDRRFGEGEKVAILGTDPALNRMLLDGHGLASADWGGNDNDPSSRTFNYSLLAPELVDRLEVYKSPEARIEDGSLGGTVIVRTRRPLDLKANSVFASAGYSYNDRADKGNVRASGLYSWKNEAETFGILVAATYDKQNLVRSGVEFFGYDNNQPNADGTYNSPFVNRDADTGALSLKNPNATINGGTIEDLYKAASPFGINYAYFQQQRQRASVSGTMQFKPTDSLTLTVNGLHIEGNYNNYSQSMYTIPGAWTGSVLESATVSNGVVTQASFGAAPGQSAQLDTLVRRTKLKTDNLNFYADWEGDSGAKFSVTAGWSRARGGRNPEYLFNVQTKLPFSYSISPTSAEVNFVGDLTNPANYFTNPNNNPAQIEGSPVLVNGTQLNAAQIGGLDYSVTTDRDIFAGYDATIPVSFGPFTEVLLGSRYTAHVNRVDARGINTYLQSSFTADQLNVDTGITPSGVFDGTGAKGNATVYLNMPAQSVIDILANSINTDLVNKVGASTKVKETIAASYVQANFEQGGFRGNIGGRLVYTQDVSHYALTLPTVADPTPVPVPTTTTTDYLKFLPSFNIAYQVTPQIILRGAVAKVISRPRYQDLAASITQNDVTFDAGGGNPNLKPYESTNYEITAEYYPRPGALLSLELYRRDISNYIITTRQEGVTLFNSLTGQLDDRYSVQRPINGGKAKVNGVLINGQAEIWGGFGIQANYSYQDSSTSTIEGVEGALNLPYLSKHTVNVIPYFEKGPFQARLSYNYRTDYFRTIGRLGSIEKVAPYNQLDFSASVAINEAITFTFNAQNLLDETYRQYSGTKDRPSALYKNGRTFAGSVSVRF encoded by the coding sequence ATGGCTTTGCGACGGACTGTATTTCTCGCCACCAGCGCGCTTGCCGCGCTTCCTGCAATCGCCTTCGCGCAGGCCGACGCCCAGCCAGCGCCCCAGGCACCCGCCGCCGACAGCGAAATCGTCGTCACAGGCATCCGCGCCTCGTTGCGCAACGCCATCAACCTCAAGAAAGAGGCCAATGCCGTTGTCGACGTCATCAGCGCGGAGGATATCGGCAAATTCCCCGACCGCAACGTCGCTGAATCGCTGTCCCACATCCCCGGCGTTTCGATCGATCGCCGCTTCGGCGAGGGCGAAAAGGTCGCCATCCTCGGCACTGATCCGGCACTCAACCGCATGTTGCTCGACGGCCATGGCCTGGCTTCGGCCGACTGGGGCGGCAACGACAATGACCCTTCCAGCCGTACCTTTAACTATTCGCTGCTCGCCCCCGAACTGGTCGACCGGCTTGAGGTCTATAAATCGCCCGAAGCACGGATCGAGGATGGCAGCCTGGGCGGCACGGTAATCGTGCGCACCCGCCGCCCGCTCGATCTCAAGGCCAATTCGGTCTTCGCTTCGGCCGGCTATTCCTACAATGACCGCGCCGACAAGGGAAATGTCCGCGCATCCGGCCTGTATAGCTGGAAGAATGAGGCCGAGACTTTCGGTATCCTGGTCGCGGCAACCTATGACAAACAGAACCTCGTCCGCTCCGGCGTAGAGTTTTTCGGTTATGACAATAACCAGCCCAATGCCGACGGCACCTATAACAGCCCGTTCGTGAATCGCGACGCGGACACCGGCGCGCTCTCGCTCAAGAATCCCAACGCCACCATCAACGGCGGCACGATCGAGGATCTCTATAAGGCGGCCTCGCCCTTCGGCATCAACTATGCCTATTTCCAGCAGCAGCGCCAGCGCGCCAGCGTTTCGGGCACGATGCAGTTCAAGCCGACCGACAGCCTGACGCTGACCGTCAATGGCCTGCATATCGAAGGCAATTACAATAATTACAGCCAATCGATGTACACCATTCCGGGCGCCTGGACCGGCAGTGTGCTGGAGTCGGCGACGGTGTCCAACGGCGTGGTGACACAGGCCAGCTTCGGCGCCGCGCCCGGCCAGAGCGCGCAGCTCGACACGCTGGTTCGTCGCACGAAGCTGAAAACCGACAATCTCAACTTCTACGCCGACTGGGAAGGCGACAGCGGCGCCAAATTCTCCGTCACCGCAGGCTGGAGCCGCGCACGCGGCGGCCGTAACCCCGAATATCTGTTCAACGTCCAGACCAAGCTGCCGTTCAGCTACAGCATCTCGCCCACCTCGGCGGAAGTGAACTTCGTTGGCGATCTCACCAACCCGGCCAATTATTTCACCAACCCGAACAATAATCCGGCGCAGATCGAAGGCAGCCCGGTGCTGGTCAACGGCACGCAGCTCAACGCCGCGCAGATTGGCGGCCTGGATTATAGCGTCACGACCGACCGCGATATTTTCGCCGGCTATGATGCGACCATCCCGGTTTCGTTCGGCCCCTTTACCGAAGTGCTGCTGGGGTCGCGCTATACCGCTCATGTTAACCGCGTCGATGCCCGCGGCATCAATACCTATCTCCAGTCGTCCTTCACCGCCGATCAGTTGAACGTCGACACGGGGATAACACCCAGCGGCGTATTCGATGGCACGGGCGCCAAGGGTAACGCGACCGTCTACCTCAATATGCCGGCCCAGTCGGTGATCGACATCCTCGCCAATTCGATCAACACCGATCTGGTCAACAAGGTCGGCGCCTCCACCAAGGTGAAGGAAACCATCGCCGCCTCCTATGTACAGGCGAATTTCGAGCAGGGCGGGTTCCGTGGCAATATCGGCGGCCGCCTGGTCTACACCCAGGATGTTTCACACTATGCCCTGACCCTGCCGACGGTAGCGGACCCGACGCCGGTACCGGTGCCGACCACCACGACCACCGACTATCTGAAGTTCCTGCCCAGCTTCAACATCGCCTATCAGGTCACCCCGCAGATCATTCTGCGTGGAGCGGTGGCAAAGGTGATCTCGCGCCCCCGCTATCAAGATCTGGCCGCATCGATCACGCAGAACGACGTCACTTTCGACGCTGGCGGCGGCAATCCGAATCTGAAGCCTTACGAATCCACCAATTACGAAATCACCGCCGAATATTATCCGCGCCCCGGCGCCCTGCTGTCGCTCGAACTCTATCGTCGCGACATCAGCAATTATATCATCACCACGCGGCAGGAAGGGGTGACACTGTTCAACTCGCTGACGGGTCAGTTGGATGACAGATATAGCGTTCAGCGCCCGATCAATGGCGGCAAGGCCAAGGTCAACGGCGTCCTGATTAACGGCCAGGCGGAAATCTGGGGCGGCTTCGGCATCCAGGCCAACTATTCCTATCAGGATAGCAGCACTTCGACGATTGAGGGGGTCGAGGGCGCCCTCAACCTGCCCTATCTTTCGAAGCATACGGTCAACGTGATCCCCTATTTCGAGAAGGGGCCGTTCCAGGCGCGGTTGAGCTATAATTATCGCACCGATTATTTCCGCACGATCGGCCGCCTCGGTTCAATCGAGAAGGTCGCGCCCTATAACCAGCTCGACTTCTCGGCCAGCGTCGCGATCAACGAAGCGATCACCTTCACCTTCAATGCGCAAAACCTGCTGGATGAAACCTACAGGCAGTATAGCGGCACGAAGGATCGCCCCTCGGCCTTATACAAGAACGGTCGCACCTTTGCAGGCAGCGTCAGCGTCCGCTTCTGA
- a CDS encoding beta-N-acetylhexosaminidase: MRSLLALPLVLAAASAHAQTLPLIPLPAAITPRSGTLLIANGAGVSASSDDKGAATAAQLLINRVRIDRGLTLARGATGAIRFERDASITGEEAYKLDIDTKGATVRASSDRGLVWGAMTLAQLLSPDARFGKPVTLSALSISDAPRFRWRGLMVDVARHFQPVETLYPIVDAMAAQKLNTLHLHLTDDQGWRVEIKRYPKLTEIGGWRTPPSSGGEPGPKVGGFYTQEQLKALVAYAATRGITIVPEIDMPGHAQAAVAAYPEEIGVLGDRPETSHDWGVNPWLFSPSPRSMAFIKNVLDELIDIFPSQFVHVGGDEAVKDQWQRSPEVQAQMKALGLKTENQMQGWMIGELGKYLASKGRRLIGWDEILEGDVPTSASVMSWRGEKGAVEAANKGHDVVLAPAPILYFDSLQSDRSDEPPGRLSIQTLEQVYAFDPVPAGIDAERVKHVMGAQATAFSEYLATAKQKEHATFPRLSAIAELTWSPKDKRDFKGFVERLDPQMLRYAHEGIAAADSAFAVNFRMQGKRGDALRSDKLTLAMDTQAGAGTIRYAPNGRTETKSIVYTVPVTIRTGTVAEAAAYLKDGRTAAAPRHFDASRTALLTAHPTDLTACPQGALGLRVPLTSGQSEDSPAFNVNIFDTCTIWADAPLGEAKAVTIDVARLPRHYGLAHEESALRAHYAVTAHGELVVRAGGCEGGVIGTFPLPDPRTTPNRMRFTAPIKDQSGDANLCFQFTSALSDPFYAVEKVILEDRR; the protein is encoded by the coding sequence ATGCGCAGCCTTCTGGCGCTTCCCCTGGTCCTCGCCGCAGCGAGCGCTCATGCTCAGACGCTGCCGCTGATCCCCCTCCCCGCCGCTATTACGCCAAGGTCCGGCACGCTGCTGATCGCCAATGGCGCCGGCGTTTCCGCCTCTTCTGACGACAAGGGCGCCGCCACGGCCGCCCAGTTGCTGATCAACCGGGTACGCATCGACCGGGGCCTGACGCTGGCCAGGGGTGCCACGGGCGCGATCCGTTTCGAACGCGATGCCTCCATCACAGGCGAGGAAGCCTATAAGCTCGACATCGACACCAAGGGCGCGACCGTCCGGGCGAGCAGCGACCGAGGTCTGGTCTGGGGCGCAATGACGCTGGCGCAGCTCCTTTCCCCGGATGCGCGGTTCGGCAAGCCCGTTACCCTCTCCGCTCTCTCGATCAGCGACGCCCCGCGTTTCCGCTGGCGCGGCCTGATGGTCGATGTCGCCCGCCATTTCCAGCCGGTCGAGACGCTCTATCCCATTGTCGACGCGATGGCGGCGCAGAAGCTCAATACGCTGCACCTGCACCTGACCGACGATCAGGGCTGGCGTGTCGAGATCAAGCGCTACCCCAAGCTGACCGAAATCGGCGGCTGGCGCACCCCGCCATCCTCAGGCGGCGAACCCGGCCCGAAGGTCGGCGGCTTCTACACCCAGGAACAGTTGAAGGCGCTGGTCGCCTATGCGGCGACACGCGGCATCACCATCGTCCCGGAAATCGACATGCCCGGCCATGCGCAGGCCGCCGTCGCTGCTTATCCGGAGGAGATCGGCGTGCTGGGCGACCGCCCCGAAACCAGCCATGACTGGGGCGTCAATCCCTGGCTCTTCTCGCCCAGCCCCCGCTCCATGGCGTTCATCAAGAATGTACTGGACGAACTGATCGATATCTTCCCGTCGCAGTTCGTCCATGTCGGCGGCGACGAAGCGGTGAAGGACCAGTGGCAGCGCTCGCCGGAGGTGCAGGCGCAGATGAAGGCGCTTGGGCTGAAAACCGAAAACCAGATGCAGGGCTGGATGATCGGCGAACTGGGCAAATATCTTGCCAGCAAGGGCCGCCGCCTGATCGGCTGGGACGAGATTTTGGAAGGCGACGTGCCGACCAGCGCCTCGGTCATGTCCTGGCGTGGTGAGAAGGGCGCGGTCGAGGCTGCGAACAAAGGGCATGACGTGGTACTGGCGCCTGCGCCGATCCTCTACTTCGACAGCCTCCAGTCCGACCGCAGCGACGAACCGCCGGGCCGCCTTTCCATCCAGACGCTCGAACAGGTCTATGCCTTCGATCCCGTCCCCGCCGGGATCGACGCGGAGCGCGTGAAGCATGTCATGGGCGCGCAGGCGACCGCTTTCTCCGAATATCTCGCCACGGCGAAACAAAAGGAACATGCCACCTTCCCGCGCCTCTCGGCCATCGCGGAACTCACCTGGTCGCCCAAGGACAAGCGCGACTTCAAGGGCTTCGTCGAACGGCTCGATCCGCAGATGCTGCGCTACGCCCATGAAGGCATCGCCGCCGCCGACAGCGCCTTTGCCGTCAATTTCCGGATGCAGGGCAAGCGCGGCGACGCGCTGCGCAGCGACAAGCTGACCCTCGCCATGGACACGCAGGCCGGCGCAGGCACGATCCGCTACGCCCCCAATGGCCGGACGGAAACCAAATCCATCGTCTATACCGTTCCCGTCACCATCAGGACCGGAACCGTGGCCGAAGCCGCCGCCTACCTAAAGGACGGCCGCACCGCCGCCGCACCGCGCCACTTCGACGCTTCGCGCACCGCGCTGCTGACCGCGCATCCGACGGACCTCACCGCCTGCCCCCAGGGCGCGCTGGGCCTGCGCGTACCACTGACTTCGGGCCAGAGCGAGGACAGCCCCGCCTTCAACGTCAATATCTTCGACACCTGTACCATATGGGCCGACGCGCCATTGGGTGAGGCGAAGGCCGTCACCATCGACGTCGCGCGCCTGCCCCGCCATTATGGCCTCGCCCATGAGGAAAGCGCGCTCCGCGCCCATTATGCCGTCACCGCCCATGGCGAACTGGTCGTGCGCGCGGGCGGTTGCGAGGGCGGCGTGATCGGCACCTTCCCCCTGCCCGATCCCAGGACCACGCCCAACAGGATGCGCTTCACTGCGCCCATCAAGGACCAGAGTGGTGACGCCAATCTCTGCTTCCAGTTCACCTCTGCCCTGTCCGATCCCTTCTACGCCGTTGAAAAGGTCATATTGGAGGACCGCCGATAA